One Sediminicola sp. YIK13 DNA segment encodes these proteins:
- a CDS encoding sterol desaturase family protein: MDFTNPLVYGVPCFIAFILLELTYSKTHGDDDLYEWKDFAASGFMGIGSAIIAPLIKVISAIVIFEFTYELFNPVDVSGVRTNILGYESFGYAWYIWLLCQVADDFTYYWFHRANHEIRILWAAHIVHHSSDNFNLGTAVRNGWFTILYKPLFYMWMPALGFPPEMVVVCLGIEALWQFQLHSVYIPKMGFLEKIFNTHTMHQVHHAQNVEYLDKNHGGFLNIFDKIFGTWKELDDDVDVKYGVIHAPDSHNPMVILTHEFKDIYKDVKKSKKLSHALMYIFGPPGWSHDGSTLTVKQQQRLFKEHKDVNPELAYSRPN, from the coding sequence ATGGATTTTACCAATCCGTTAGTATACGGAGTCCCCTGTTTTATTGCCTTTATCTTATTGGAATTAACTTACAGCAAAACCCACGGAGATGATGATCTTTACGAGTGGAAAGATTTTGCCGCCAGTGGCTTTATGGGTATTGGTTCTGCTATTATAGCCCCGTTAATTAAAGTAATATCTGCCATTGTAATCTTTGAATTTACCTATGAGCTGTTTAATCCCGTAGATGTTTCTGGAGTACGAACAAACATTTTAGGGTATGAATCATTTGGATATGCGTGGTACATTTGGCTTCTTTGTCAAGTAGCAGATGATTTTACCTATTATTGGTTCCATAGGGCAAACCATGAAATCCGTATTTTATGGGCTGCACACATTGTACACCATTCTTCAGATAATTTTAATTTGGGTACCGCTGTAAGAAACGGCTGGTTCACCATTTTGTACAAGCCTTTATTTTATATGTGGATGCCTGCACTGGGATTCCCTCCAGAAATGGTTGTGGTCTGTTTGGGTATTGAGGCGTTGTGGCAATTTCAGCTGCATTCGGTCTATATCCCGAAAATGGGGTTTTTAGAGAAGATCTTTAATACCCATACCATGCATCAAGTACACCATGCACAAAATGTGGAATATTTGGACAAAAACCATGGAGGCTTTCTTAATATATTTGATAAAATATTTGGTACTTGGAAGGAATTGGATGATGATGTAGATGTTAAATACGGGGTGATTCACGCGCCAGATTCCCATAATCCTATGGTTATCCTTACTCATGAGTTTAAGGACATTTATAAGGACGTAAAGAAATCCAAGAAACTCTCACATGCGCTGATGTATATTTTTGGCCCTCCAGGTTGGAGCCATGATGGCAGCACATTAACTGTAAAGCAACAACAGCGACTTTTTAAGGAACATAAGGATGTTAATCCGGAATTGGCTTATAGTAGGCCAAATTAA
- a CDS encoding alanine dehydrogenase, which yields MNQPSSPFSKQQLLPQEETLEVLRQKGELYIGIPKENQFQEKRICLTPDAVNAITAHGHRVLIESGAGEGANYSDIDYTNAGGEITRDTKKVFSCPLILKVEPPTHSEIQLLNPQATIISALQIKTQSKKYFEELAKKRVTAIAFEYILDDDGKYPAVRSLSEIAGISSVLVASEIMAATNKGNGLMFGNISGVPPVEVVIIGAGTVGEFAARSAIGLGANVKVFDNSITKLRNIQTHLRQTVYTSTIQPKNLLKALKRCDVAIGATRGKDRSPIVVTSTMVEHMKKGAVIIDVSIDMGGCFETSEITTHDKPTREKFGVIHYGVPNIPSRYPKTSSISISNIFTPYLLKIGEDGGLENSLRFDKGLRNGLYLYHGILTNKSVGEWFDLSYSDINFLIF from the coding sequence ATGAACCAACCTTCTTCACCTTTTAGCAAACAACAATTACTGCCCCAAGAAGAAACTTTAGAAGTTTTAAGACAAAAAGGAGAACTCTATATTGGCATTCCAAAGGAAAACCAATTTCAGGAAAAACGTATTTGTTTAACCCCAGATGCCGTAAATGCCATTACCGCCCATGGGCATAGGGTATTGATAGAATCCGGAGCAGGAGAAGGAGCCAATTATTCAGATATAGATTACACCAATGCCGGGGGAGAAATCACCAGGGACACCAAGAAAGTATTCTCCTGTCCCCTTATCCTAAAGGTAGAACCACCCACCCACTCCGAAATACAATTATTAAATCCGCAGGCAACTATTATTTCTGCCCTGCAGATAAAAACACAATCCAAAAAATATTTTGAGGAACTGGCCAAGAAAAGGGTCACTGCTATTGCATTTGAGTACATCTTGGACGATGACGGGAAATACCCGGCCGTACGGTCGTTAAGTGAAATTGCGGGTATCTCTTCAGTTTTGGTAGCTTCAGAAATTATGGCTGCCACCAACAAAGGCAATGGCCTCATGTTTGGCAACATCAGTGGGGTTCCCCCTGTTGAAGTGGTTATTATAGGTGCCGGTACCGTAGGGGAATTTGCTGCCAGATCCGCCATTGGCTTGGGAGCCAATGTAAAGGTGTTCGACAACTCCATTACCAAGCTCAGAAATATACAGACCCATTTAAGACAAACAGTCTACACCTCTACCATACAACCCAAAAACCTTTTAAAGGCATTAAAACGCTGTGATGTGGCCATTGGTGCCACCCGTGGAAAAGACAGATCTCCCATTGTAGTCACCAGTACCATGGTGGAGCACATGAAGAAAGGGGCCGTCATCATAGATGTGAGTATTGATATGGGCGGTTGTTTTGAAACCAGTGAAATAACGACACACGATAAGCCAACTCGAGAAAAATTTGGCGTGATCCATTATGGGGTACCCAATATCCCTTCCAGATATCCAAAAACATCTTCTATATCCATCAGCAATATTTTTACGCCTTATCTGTTAAAAATTGGGGAAGATGGCGGACTTGAAAATTCCTTGAGATTTGATAAAGGACTAAGAAATGGCCTATATTTGTACCACGGTATTTTGACCAACAAATCGGTTGGAGAATGGTTTGACCTTTCTTATAGCGATATCAATTTTCTTATTTTTTAG
- a CDS encoding DinB family protein, producing the protein MRTTDLSTTDYNPYYQPYIKALGDVELMEGLRTGMDQFVNQVLSIPEEKLTYAYGVGKWTILEVLVHLIDTERVFQYRAFRFYRNDKTPLPGFDQDEYVPASKANNRTRESILKEFKAVRQSTIALFETFEEEGLKRTGMASSAKMSVGAAGLIISGHQKHHQAIIENRYL; encoded by the coding sequence ATGAGAACAACTGATTTAAGCACTACAGATTACAATCCGTATTACCAACCCTATATAAAAGCCTTGGGCGATGTAGAATTAATGGAAGGATTGAGAACGGGCATGGACCAATTTGTCAATCAAGTTTTGAGTATTCCGGAAGAGAAATTAACCTATGCCTATGGTGTTGGAAAATGGACCATTTTAGAGGTATTGGTACATTTGATAGATACTGAACGTGTCTTTCAATATAGGGCATTTCGTTTTTATAGAAATGATAAAACCCCCTTACCCGGTTTTGACCAAGATGAATATGTGCCAGCTTCCAAAGCGAACAATCGCACCAGAGAAAGTATTTTAAAAGAATTTAAGGCCGTTAGGCAATCTACTATTGCACTATTCGAAACCTTTGAAGAAGAGGGTTTAAAAAGAACTGGTATGGCCAGCAGTGCTAAAATGAGTGTTGGCGCAGCTGGATTAATTATTTCTGGACATCAGAAACATCATCAGGCCATTATAGAGAACCGCTATTTGTAA
- the mscL gene encoding large-conductance mechanosensitive channel protein MscL, with protein sequence MKDFFKEFKNFAIKGNMIDMAVGIIIGTAFNKVVDAIVKKVIMPPLNLLTGGVNYSDRKLILREKQDNIEEVAIAYGELIEVFIDFIIVAFTIFVVIKFINRFKSKSEDPKNKEVATPKNIELLANLEKLMKEQNNLLRSIKEK encoded by the coding sequence ATGAAAGATTTTTTTAAAGAATTTAAGAATTTCGCGATCAAGGGCAATATGATCGATATGGCGGTTGGTATCATCATAGGTACCGCCTTTAACAAGGTTGTTGATGCTATAGTGAAAAAGGTGATCATGCCTCCTTTGAACTTATTGACAGGTGGTGTAAATTATTCCGATAGAAAATTAATCCTTAGGGAAAAGCAGGATAATATAGAAGAAGTGGCCATAGCCTACGGCGAACTGATCGAAGTGTTTATTGACTTTATCATTGTGGCCTTCACCATATTTGTGGTCATCAAGTTTATCAATCGCTTTAAATCCAAATCGGAAGATCCAAAAAATAAAGAAGTGGCCACCCCAAAAAATATAGAATTGCTGGCCAATTTGGAGAAATTAATGAAGGAGCAAAATAATCTATTGAGAAGTATAAAAGAAAAATAA
- a CDS encoding helix-turn-helix transcriptional regulator, translating into MLNQDAFLKRLELVIQYYDLSASAMADKIGVQRSSISHLLTGRNKPSLEFVLKIVHAFPEVDLYWLLHGEGNFPSNKKEEQPAQLPTPEKPKAKETFLPAAAPRLENNKSPLNKTVERIVIFYADGSFSSYLGNKE; encoded by the coding sequence ATGTTAAACCAAGATGCATTTTTAAAAAGACTTGAACTCGTGATCCAGTATTATGACCTTTCAGCTTCTGCCATGGCTGATAAAATTGGGGTTCAGCGTTCCAGTATTTCACACTTGCTTACGGGGAGAAATAAACCGAGTTTGGAATTTGTATTAAAAATTGTACATGCCTTTCCAGAAGTAGATCTTTATTGGTTGCTTCATGGAGAAGGCAATTTTCCTTCAAATAAAAAGGAGGAGCAACCTGCCCAACTCCCTACCCCAGAAAAACCAAAAGCAAAAGAGACCTTCCTACCCGCAGCAGCCCCAAGGTTAGAAAACAATAAGAGCCCTTTGAATAAAACGGTAGAACGAATAGTTATTTTTTATGCGGATGGAAGTTTTTCATCTTATTTAGGAAACAAAGAATAG
- a CDS encoding YihY/virulence factor BrkB family protein, producing MSNKVQIFFSLLKKTFTSWYKEDPFGKSAIIAYYTLFSLPSLLMIVVTITGYFFGVDAVKGRIVQKLGGLIGEGVSEAIEAMIANAALNQSSTFGFILGVAMLLFGATAVFVQLKKTMNAIWRVKSKKEGYMKTLLDRLISFGMVLVLGFLFLVSLVLSVLLNVMSEYIGQIAPYIAAIFADIVSFLLSFCIITGLFGAIFKWLPDIEIRWKTTFYGAGLTTILFLLGEYLLGFYFTKSDPTSVYGGSSSVVLILLWVYYTCIIIFFGAEFTYQYAAYRNEKVGPNKRATKEE from the coding sequence ATGAGTAATAAAGTACAGATTTTCTTTTCCTTATTAAAAAAAACATTTACCTCTTGGTATAAGGAAGATCCATTCGGTAAAAGCGCCATTATTGCCTATTACACCTTATTTTCACTTCCTTCTTTATTAATGATCGTTGTTACCATTACAGGATATTTTTTTGGTGTGGATGCCGTGAAGGGAAGAATCGTACAAAAGTTAGGGGGATTGATAGGGGAAGGGGTGTCCGAGGCTATAGAGGCGATGATTGCCAATGCTGCCCTCAACCAGAGTAGCACTTTTGGCTTCATTCTTGGAGTTGCCATGCTGCTGTTTGGTGCAACCGCTGTTTTTGTTCAATTAAAAAAGACGATGAACGCTATTTGGCGCGTGAAATCAAAAAAAGAAGGCTATATGAAAACATTGTTGGACAGATTGATTTCCTTTGGAATGGTTTTGGTCTTGGGGTTTTTATTTTTGGTGTCCTTGGTGCTGTCTGTTTTGTTAAATGTTATGAGTGAATATATAGGTCAAATAGCACCCTATATTGCGGCCATATTTGCAGATATAGTGAGCTTTCTACTTTCATTTTGTATTATAACGGGCTTGTTTGGTGCCATTTTTAAATGGTTGCCGGATATTGAAATCCGATGGAAAACTACTTTTTATGGAGCCGGACTCACCACCATCCTATTCCTGTTAGGAGAGTACCTCTTAGGATTTTATTTTACCAAAAGTGATCCAACATCAGTATATGGAGGGTCTTCTTCGGTAGTATTAATCCTGTTATGGGTATATTATACCTGTATCATCATATTCTTTGGCGCAGAATTTACCTATCAATACGCTGCCTACCGTAATGAAAAGGTAGGGCCAAACAAAAGAGCTACCAAAGAAGAATAA
- a CDS encoding Lrp/AsnC family transcriptional regulator: MSKVKLDEIDHQILDMLIDNTRTPFTDIAKKLLISAGTVHVRVKKMEESGIIKGSSLTLDYVKLGYAFIAYVGIFLEKTHQTKFVLERLSQIPFVTVAHITTGKFNIFCKIRAKDTNHAKNIIFKIDDIDGISRTETMISLEESINDKKRLMHTIFNEL; this comes from the coding sequence ATGAGTAAAGTTAAATTAGACGAAATAGATCACCAGATTCTGGACATGCTTATAGATAATACCAGAACTCCGTTCACAGATATAGCAAAAAAATTATTGATCTCTGCAGGTACTGTACATGTTAGGGTGAAGAAAATGGAAGAATCAGGTATTATTAAGGGTTCTTCATTGACCTTGGATTACGTTAAATTAGGTTATGCCTTTATTGCGTATGTGGGTATATTTCTGGAAAAAACACATCAAACAAAATTTGTCTTGGAGCGTTTGAGTCAAATTCCTTTTGTAACTGTAGCACACATCACTACTGGGAAATTCAATATTTTCTGTAAAATTAGGGCCAAAGACACGAACCATGCTAAAAATATCATTTTTAAAATTGATGATATTGATGGGATTAGTAGGACTGAAACTATGATTTCATTGGAAGAGAGCATTAATGATAAGAAGCGTTTGATGCACACTATTTTCAACGAGCTATAA
- a CDS encoding M14 family metallopeptidase has translation MQPFNLDYSRIKEKTVTGRYVTNVEVDKFLNLYSKKFEIEEIGFSVLQKKIKMVTIGTGPKKILMWSQMHGNESTTTKAVLDLLNYLKEPSDLAKTILKECTLKIIPILNPDGAAAYTRINANEVDLNRDAHDRSQPESRVLRAVYDAFEPHFCFNLHDQRTIFNVGMNQKPATISFLSPAHDEERSISKTRGISMQLIVAMNSLVQNLIPGQVGRYDDSFNHNCVGDAFQMLGTPTILFEAGHFEDDYDREHTRMYIFYAMLKGVETIAKAEIEQYPQHLYLEIPENSKLFYDILIKNADQIVQELPKNSDLGILYKEVLESNTIKFIPFVDKTGHLDDYFGHKTYNCLDENDAKIVKANKKLLNCIS, from the coding sequence ATGCAACCATTTAATTTGGATTATTCGAGGATAAAGGAAAAGACGGTTACGGGTAGATATGTGACAAATGTAGAGGTGGATAAATTTCTAAACCTATATTCCAAAAAATTTGAAATCGAGGAAATAGGATTTTCTGTACTTCAGAAAAAAATTAAAATGGTCACGATTGGTACAGGCCCTAAAAAAATATTAATGTGGTCCCAGATGCATGGAAATGAATCCACCACTACCAAGGCGGTTTTAGATCTATTGAACTATTTAAAGGAACCCTCAGATCTTGCAAAAACCATTCTCAAGGAATGTACCTTAAAAATTATCCCCATACTAAATCCTGATGGGGCTGCAGCATACACACGTATAAATGCCAATGAGGTCGATTTAAATAGGGATGCCCATGATAGGTCACAACCAGAAAGTAGGGTTTTAAGAGCCGTTTATGATGCTTTTGAGCCCCACTTTTGCTTTAACCTACATGATCAAAGGACCATCTTTAATGTTGGTATGAATCAAAAACCCGCAACCATTTCATTTTTGTCCCCTGCCCATGACGAGGAAAGGAGTATTTCTAAAACAAGGGGAATAAGTATGCAGTTGATTGTAGCCATGAACAGTTTAGTTCAAAATTTGATTCCTGGACAAGTAGGTCGGTATGATGATAGCTTTAATCATAATTGTGTGGGAGATGCATTTCAAATGTTGGGCACACCCACCATACTTTTCGAGGCAGGACATTTTGAGGATGATTATGATAGGGAACATACCAGAATGTATATTTTTTATGCCATGCTGAAAGGGGTAGAGACCATTGCAAAAGCGGAGATAGAACAATATCCCCAGCATTTGTACCTGGAAATTCCTGAAAACAGCAAATTATTTTATGACATATTAATTAAAAATGCGGACCAAATAGTGCAGGAACTTCCGAAAAATTCGGATTTGGGTATACTTTATAAAGAGGTACTGGAATCGAACACCATAAAATTCATTCCGTTTGTTGACAAGACGGGTCATCTTGATGACTATTTTGGACACAAAACATATAATTGTCTTGACGAAAATGATGCAAAAATCGTAAAAGCCAATAAAAAACTATTGAATTGTATAAGCTAA
- a CDS encoding proline dehydrogenase family protein, with the protein MDQIFENTATAFALKTDSELERAYFLFKMIANEPLVRIGSAVTNFAIKAHLPVEGLIRATVFDHFCGGVNEQDCLPLIEKMYEKGVSSVLDYSVEGKDVENQFDFAYEKIMEILNFVKEKEGIPYAVFKPTAFGRFAIYQKIGEGKTLTEAENQEWQRIINRFDKVCKKAYDMDVALLIDGEESWMQDAADSLVEDMMVKYNKEKPIVFNTLQMYRWDRMDYLKKLHQKAKDENFKIGFKVVRGAYMEKENDRAEEKGYPTPICESKKATDENFDAAIEYIVEDLDVIALFSGTHNELSCYKLMELMDKKNIAHNDPNIWFGQLYGMSDNISFNLAAHGYNVAKYLPFGPVRDVMPYLIRRAEENTSVSGQTTRELTLLKKERTRRKI; encoded by the coding sequence ATGGATCAAATTTTTGAAAATACCGCAACGGCCTTTGCTCTAAAAACAGACTCCGAATTGGAGAGAGCTTACTTTTTATTTAAGATGATTGCCAATGAACCATTGGTAAGAATAGGTTCTGCTGTTACGAATTTTGCCATAAAGGCCCATTTGCCTGTGGAAGGATTAATACGAGCTACCGTATTTGACCACTTTTGTGGCGGTGTCAATGAACAGGATTGCTTGCCCCTTATTGAAAAAATGTACGAAAAAGGAGTTTCATCCGTACTGGACTATTCCGTTGAAGGAAAGGACGTGGAAAACCAATTTGATTTTGCCTACGAGAAAATCATGGAAATTCTCAATTTCGTGAAAGAGAAAGAGGGGATACCGTATGCGGTTTTTAAGCCTACCGCTTTTGGTCGTTTTGCCATTTACCAAAAAATAGGGGAAGGAAAAACTTTGACGGAAGCAGAAAACCAAGAATGGCAACGTATCATCAACAGATTTGATAAAGTTTGCAAAAAGGCTTATGATATGGATGTGGCCCTTTTGATTGATGGGGAAGAAAGTTGGATGCAGGATGCGGCGGACAGTCTTGTTGAGGATATGATGGTGAAATACAACAAGGAAAAACCTATCGTCTTCAACACCTTACAAATGTACCGTTGGGATAGGATGGATTATCTAAAGAAACTACACCAAAAGGCCAAAGACGAGAATTTTAAAATTGGGTTTAAGGTGGTTCGTGGAGCCTATATGGAAAAGGAAAACGATAGGGCAGAGGAGAAAGGCTATCCAACACCTATTTGTGAATCCAAAAAAGCCACCGATGAGAATTTTGATGCTGCCATAGAATATATTGTAGAGGATCTGGACGTTATTGCCCTCTTCTCGGGAACCCATAACGAATTGAGCTGTTATAAATTAATGGAGCTTATGGATAAAAAGAACATTGCCCATAACGATCCCAATATTTGGTTTGGCCAATTATATGGTATGAGCGATAATATTTCCTTTAACCTGGCTGCACATGGGTACAATGTAGCCAAATATTTGCCATTTGGACCGGTGAGGGATGTAATGCCCTACCTTATAAGGAGGGCAGAAGAAAATACCTCTGTTTCAGGACAGACGACAAGGGAACTTACCCTTTTGAAAAAGGAGCGTACGCGTAGAAAAATATAA
- a CDS encoding peptidase m28: MNTKKIFFAVVAAATLLVASCTSNTASDDTLYEQGIDKTIITKQQGTGNG, from the coding sequence ATGAACACAAAAAAGATTTTTTTCGCTGTTGTCGCCGCTGCCACTTTACTAGTTGCTTCCTGTACCTCAAATACAGCTAGTGATGACACATTGTACGAGCAAGGCATCGACAAAACAATTATCACCAAACAACAAGGTACAGGTAACGGATAA
- the aroB gene encoding 3-dehydroquinate synthase: protein MKTISSDSYAVHFNENAFKALNNHLKNADYSKIFILVDENTHNLCLPQFMAEIEGDYVYEIIEIEAGEIHKNLETCTQVWEAMSELDADRKSVMINLGGGVITDMGGFIASCFKRGIHFINVPTTLLSMVDASVGGKTGIDLGALKNQIGVINQPQMVLVVSQFLNTLEERQLQSGFAEMLKHGLIKEKKYWEELKLLSNFDAMDEFIYHSVLIKNEVVLQDPTEQNIRKILNFGHTLGHAIESYFLESSTHETLLHGEAIAIGMVMEAFLSKELTGLSEKELEDIKTTFLKRYKKVAFSEEDVQAILGLMKFDKKNSHGNINFVLLKAIGNPVIDIKIPNELYIKAFDYYKD from the coding sequence ATGAAAACGATATCCAGTGATTCCTACGCCGTACATTTCAACGAAAATGCTTTTAAGGCACTAAACAATCATTTAAAAAATGCTGATTATTCCAAGATTTTCATCTTGGTAGATGAAAACACCCATAATCTTTGTTTGCCCCAGTTTATGGCAGAGATAGAGGGAGATTATGTTTACGAGATCATTGAAATAGAAGCAGGGGAAATCCATAAGAATCTGGAGACCTGTACACAGGTTTGGGAAGCCATGTCCGAATTGGATGCAGACCGTAAAAGTGTAATGATCAATTTAGGAGGTGGGGTTATAACTGATATGGGCGGATTTATAGCTTCCTGTTTTAAAAGGGGCATCCATTTTATTAATGTCCCCACTACCCTACTATCTATGGTAGATGCCTCTGTAGGCGGCAAAACGGGAATAGACCTAGGAGCTTTAAAAAATCAGATTGGCGTTATCAACCAGCCACAAATGGTATTGGTGGTATCCCAATTTTTAAATACCCTGGAGGAAAGACAACTTCAAAGTGGGTTTGCCGAAATGTTGAAGCACGGCCTTATCAAGGAAAAAAAGTATTGGGAAGAACTAAAATTACTTTCCAATTTTGATGCAATGGATGAATTCATTTATCATTCCGTACTTATAAAAAACGAGGTTGTACTACAAGATCCCACGGAGCAGAATATTCGAAAAATCTTAAACTTTGGTCATACCCTAGGGCATGCCATTGAATCCTATTTCCTGGAGAGCTCAACACATGAAACTCTTTTACATGGAGAGGCCATTGCCATAGGAATGGTTATGGAGGCATTTTTATCCAAAGAGCTGACAGGGCTATCGGAAAAGGAACTGGAAGATATTAAGACCACCTTTCTGAAAAGGTATAAAAAAGTAGCTTTCTCCGAAGAAGATGTACAAGCCATCTTGGGTTTAATGAAGTTTGACAAAAAGAATTCTCATGGCAATATCAATTTTGTGCTCTTAAAGGCTATCGGAAACCCTGTTATTGATATAAAAATACCTAATGAATTGTATATCAAGGCGTTTGATTACTACAAAGATTAA